One Panicum virgatum strain AP13 chromosome 3N, P.virgatum_v5, whole genome shotgun sequence DNA segment encodes these proteins:
- the LOC120667567 gene encoding pathogenesis-related protein 1A-like produces MAARPLFLVPMAPLLVLVLLSRVPLAAPASFLEPLEDLFPKSGTANATTTSAPAPPANASSSSQQQQQEKALDDAAREWGRANGVVSPTNFTGSYKGMARDFVNAHNVVRARYGVPPLTWDKKVARHARRWATAIRRNCKLQHSGNKYGESIFLSQKTWNATAKDAVAFWCTEEAIYDKVTGNCTGGKPFADCGHFAILVSKGYQRVGCARVECVHGGVFVSCNYAA; encoded by the exons ATGGCGGCGCGCCCACTCTTCCTGGTGCCGATGGCGCcgctcctcgtcctcgtccttcTCTCCCGCGTCCCGCTGGCAGCCCCGGCCAGCTTCCTCGAGCCCCTCGAAGACCTCTTCCCCAAGTCGGGCACCGCcaacgccaccaccacctccgcccccgccccgcccgccaACGCCTCCTCCAGCTCT cagcagcagcagcaggagaagGCGCTGGACGACGCGGCCAGGGAGTGGGGGCGGGCCAACGGGGTGGTGTCCCCGACCAACTTCACGGGGTCGTACAAGGGCATGGCCCGGGACTTCGTCAACGCCCACAACGTGGTGCGGGCGCGCTACGGCGTGCCGCCCCTGACGTGGGACAAGAAGGTGGCGCGGCACGCGCGGCGCTGGGCCACCGCCATCCGCCGGAACTGCAAGCTCCAGCACTCGGGCAACAAGTACGGCGAGAGCATCTTCCTGAGCCAAAAAACCTGGAACGCCACCGCCAAGGATGCCGTCGCCTTCTGGTGCACCGAGGAGGCCATCTACGACAAGGTCACCGGCAACTGCACTGGCGGCAAACCCTTCGCCGACTGCGGCCACTTCGCGATCCTCGTGTCCAAGGGGTACCAGAGGGTCGGCTGCGCCCGCGTCGAGTGCGTCCATGGCGGCGTCTTCGTATCCTGCAACTACGCCGCCTAA
- the LOC120664402 gene encoding sm-like protein LSM8: MASGGPALESLVDQVISVITNDGRNIVGTLRGFDQATNIILDESHERVYSTKEGVQQLVLGLYIIRGDNISVVGEVDEDLDARLDLSKLRAHPLKPVIH; the protein is encoded by the exons ATGGCGTCCGGCGGCCCGGCTCTCGAGTCGCTCGTCGACC AGGTCATCTCCGTCATCACCAACGATGGCCGCAACATTGTG GGCACGCTCAGGGGATTCGACCAGGCCACCAACATTATCCTCGACGAGTCCCACGAGAGGGTCTATTCTACAAAG GAGGGAGTCCAACAACTTGTTCTTGGTTTGTACATTATCAGGGGTGACAACAT AAGCGTTGTGGGTGAGGTGGATGAAGACTTGGATGCAAGGTTGGATCTGTCGAAGCTAAGAGCGCACCCACTGAAGCCGGTCATCCACTGA
- the LOC120664399 gene encoding notchless protein homolog, with product MDSQAPPAAAAATDANTSVMCQLVSPEGDHLGAALYLPQNVGPPQLQEIVNHLLHNEDKLPYAFYIGDEELSVQLGTYMQQKNANVEVTLRIVYQPQALFRIRPVNRCSATIAGHTEAVLAVSFSPDGKCLASGSGDTSVRFWDLDTQTPLFTCKGHKNWVLCIAWSPDGKHLVSGSKSGELILWDPKTGKQLGSPLMGHRKWITAVSWEPAHLQAPCRRFVSASKDGDARIWDITTRKCVISLTGHTNSVTCVKWGGDGLIYTGSEDCLIKVWETSQGKLVKTLQGHGHWVNSLALSTEYVLRTGPYDHTGKTYSTAEEIKEAALARYKKMRGNAPERLVSGSDDFTMFLWEPAISKQPKARMTGHQKLVNHVYFSPDGQWLASASFDKSVKLWNGITGKFVAAFRGHVADVYQISWSADSRLLLSGSKDSTLKVWDIRTHKLKQDLPGHADEVYAVDWSPDGEKVASGGKDRVLKLWM from the exons ATGGACAGCCAGGCTCctcccgctgccgctgccgctaccGATGCCAACACCAGCGTCATGTGCCAGCTGGTCAGCCCCGAAGGAGACCATCTCGGTGCGGCGCTCTATCTGCCGCAGAACGTCGGGCCCCCGCAGCTCCAGGAGATTGTCAATCACCTCCTCCACAAT GAGGACAAGCTGCCCTATGCATTTTACATTGGAGATGAGGAGCTCTCTGTCCAGCTGGGCACTTACATGCAGCAAAAGAACG CCAATGTTGAGGTTACGCTGCGCATAGTATATCAACCACAAGCACTTTTCCGGATCAGGCCAGTCAACCGCTGCTCGGCTACGATTGCTG GTCACACAGAAGCTGTACTTGCTGTTTCTTTTAGCCCTGATGGAAAATGTTTGGCGAGTGGTTCAGGTGACACCAGTGTTCGCTTTTGGGACCTTGATACACAGACTCCATTATTCACATGCAAAG GACACAAAAATTGGGTTCTCTGCATTGCGTGGTCGCCTGACGGGAAACATCTTGTTAGTGGAAGCAAGTCAGGAGAACTTATATTATGGGACCCAAAAACTGGGAAGCAATTGGGCTCTCCACTTATG GGACACAGGAAATGGATTACTGCTGTATCTTGGGAGCCAGCCCATTTGCAAGCTCCGTGCCGCCGCTTTGTAAGTGCAAGCAAGGATGGCGATGCTCGCATTTGGGATATCACCACAAGGAAATGTGTTATTTCCCTTACAGGTCACACTAATTCAGTGACCTGTGTCAAGTGGGGTGGTGATGGTTTGATTTATACAGG TTCTGAAGATTGTTTGATCAAAGTATGGGAAACATCTCAGGGAAAGTTGGTCAAAACATTGCAG GGTCATGGGCACTGGGTGAATTCGCTTGCCTTGAGCACGGAATATGTTCTACGCACTGGACCATATGACCATACTGGCAAGACATACTCAACCGCAGAGGAAATTAAAGAG GCAGCTCTTGCGAGATACAAGAAGATGAGGGGTAATGCTCCTGAGAGACTAGTTTCCGGTTCTGATGATTTCACAATGTTTCTTTGGGAACCAGCAATTAGTAAACAACCTAAAGCTCGCATGACTGGTCATCAGAAG CTTGTGAACCATGTGTACTTTTCACCTGATGGGCAATGGTTAGCCAGTGCCTCCTTTGATAAATCTGTCAAGTTGTGGAACGGTATCACAGGAAAGTTTGTTGCAGCTTTCAGGGGGCATGTTGCAGATGTCTACCAGATCag CTGGTCTGCTGACAGTAGGCTTCTGCTAAGTGGAAGCAAGGATTCAACCCTAAAG GTTTGGGATATTCGAACGCACAAGTTGAAACAGGACCTACCGGGCCACGCGGATGAG GTGTATGCCGTGGATTGGAGCCCTGACGGTGAAAAGGTGGCATCTGGTGGGAAGGATCGGGTCCTCAAGCTTTGGATGTGA
- the LOC120664401 gene encoding 26S proteasome regulatory subunit RPN13-like isoform X1: MESPEPLQDVMCEFRAGKMSLEGTRVVPDTRKGLVRVGRGEEGLVHFQWLDRGQNIVEDDQIVFPDEAIFEKVTESSGRVYILKFKHDNRKFFFWMQEPNADGDSQICIQVNAYLNRPLDAEADLAVPIEAEMSEDTADDDISSRAGNLVDQSMTSDLAGEVTSAAGPVRLEDLQRILSAIQPSGVSGAAADPDAGVGLGDILKPELILPLIENLPIEQLASHLPEGSWTPADILELLQSPPLRQQLDAFTHVLRTGQIDLAQFGVDPNKYKFTVVSFLEALEDSVDKAGSSSSAGDKDAEPKQGGGNDPMDES, translated from the exons ATGGAGAGCCCTGAGCCTCTACAG GATGTCATGTGTGAGTTTCGTGCTGGTAAGATGTCTCTTGAGGGAACACGAGTGGTTCCTGACACACGCAAGGGGCTTGTCCGTGTTGGTAGG GGTGAAGAAGGCTTAGTCCACTTTCAGTGGCTTGATCGTGGACAGAACATAGTTGAAGAT GACCAAATTGTCTTTCCTGATGAGGCCATCTTCGAGAAG GTAACAGAATCGTCTGGAAGGGTTTACATCTTGAAGTTCAAGCATGACAACAGAAAATTCTTCTTCTGGATGCAG gaaCCAAATGCTGATGGGGATTCTCAGATTTGCATCCAAGTTAATGCCTACTTAAATCGGCCATTAG ATGCTGAGGCGGATCTTGCAGTGCCTATCGAAGCAGAAATGTCTGAAGATACAGCTGATGATGATATCTCTTCGAG AGCTGGGAATTTAGTTGATCAGAGCATGACTTCTGATTTGGCTGGTGAAGTGACATCTGCTGCTGGACCTGTACGCTTGGAGGACCTGCAACGAATACTGAGTGCAATACAGCCATCAG GTGTATCAGGTGCTGCAGCTGACCCTGATGCTG GAGTAGGACTAGGAGACATCTTGAAGCCTGAATTGATCTTGCCATTAATTGAGAACCTGCCCATTGAACAATTGGCATCACATCTTCCGGAG GGCTCATGGACTCCTGCTGATATCCTTGAGCTTCTCCAAAGTCCTCCTTTGCGTCAGCAATTAGATGCATTCACCCAT GTGCTACGGACTGGGCAAATAGATCTTGCCCAATTTGGAGTTGACCCGAATAAAT ATAAGTTCACAGTGGTCTCATTCCTGGAGGCTCTGGAAGACTCGGTTGACAAAGCAGGATCCTCCTCTTCGGCTGGGGACAAGGATGCAGAGCCCAAGCAAGGCGGTGGAAACGATCCCATGGACGAGAGTTGA
- the LOC120664401 gene encoding 26S proteasome regulatory subunit RPN13-like isoform X2 — MESPEPLQDVMCEFRAGKMSLEGTRVVPDTRKGLVRVGRGEEGLVHFQWLDRGQNIVEDDQIVFPDEAIFEKVTESSGRVYILKFKHDNRKFFFWMQEPNADGDSQICIQVNAYLNRPLDAEADLAVPIEAEMSEDTADDDISSRAGNLVDQSMTSDLAGEVTSAAGPVRLEDLQRILSAIQPSGVSGAAADPDAGLGDILKPELILPLIENLPIEQLASHLPEGSWTPADILELLQSPPLRQQLDAFTHVLRTGQIDLAQFGVDPNKYKFTVVSFLEALEDSVDKAGSSSSAGDKDAEPKQGGGNDPMDES; from the exons ATGGAGAGCCCTGAGCCTCTACAG GATGTCATGTGTGAGTTTCGTGCTGGTAAGATGTCTCTTGAGGGAACACGAGTGGTTCCTGACACACGCAAGGGGCTTGTCCGTGTTGGTAGG GGTGAAGAAGGCTTAGTCCACTTTCAGTGGCTTGATCGTGGACAGAACATAGTTGAAGAT GACCAAATTGTCTTTCCTGATGAGGCCATCTTCGAGAAG GTAACAGAATCGTCTGGAAGGGTTTACATCTTGAAGTTCAAGCATGACAACAGAAAATTCTTCTTCTGGATGCAG gaaCCAAATGCTGATGGGGATTCTCAGATTTGCATCCAAGTTAATGCCTACTTAAATCGGCCATTAG ATGCTGAGGCGGATCTTGCAGTGCCTATCGAAGCAGAAATGTCTGAAGATACAGCTGATGATGATATCTCTTCGAG AGCTGGGAATTTAGTTGATCAGAGCATGACTTCTGATTTGGCTGGTGAAGTGACATCTGCTGCTGGACCTGTACGCTTGGAGGACCTGCAACGAATACTGAGTGCAATACAGCCATCAG GTGTATCAGGTGCTGCAGCTGACCCTGATGCTG GACTAGGAGACATCTTGAAGCCTGAATTGATCTTGCCATTAATTGAGAACCTGCCCATTGAACAATTGGCATCACATCTTCCGGAG GGCTCATGGACTCCTGCTGATATCCTTGAGCTTCTCCAAAGTCCTCCTTTGCGTCAGCAATTAGATGCATTCACCCAT GTGCTACGGACTGGGCAAATAGATCTTGCCCAATTTGGAGTTGACCCGAATAAAT ATAAGTTCACAGTGGTCTCATTCCTGGAGGCTCTGGAAGACTCGGTTGACAAAGCAGGATCCTCCTCTTCGGCTGGGGACAAGGATGCAGAGCCCAAGCAAGGCGGTGGAAACGATCCCATGGACGAGAGTTGA
- the LOC120664400 gene encoding LOB domain-containing protein 40-like, translating to MRLSCNGCRVLRKGCTDACTIRQCLQWIKAPDAQANATVFLAKFYGRAGLLNLIDAAPDAALRPAVFRSLLYEACGRIVNPVYGSVGLLWSGKWHLCQAAVEAVLRGAPIVQISDEDAAAASPAHLHKAAAASCYDIRHVAAKSKPADDAQSSKGGSVLHKVAKPGRTRFKRSSSSSSPPSKRQATKASKPSGTDDDADDVVMADRRQHDDEQHVQLVMADHASSDDDTHHHQEASAASLDTDAEAASHVSQAEQIPAAEEDHLQQEQQQQHQPGLDLTLGFGLFAPVAAAARPPTPPADAGCSRGAWSTAEEPGVVGFQFL from the coding sequence ATGAGGCTGAGCTGCAACGGGTGCCGCGTGCTCCGCAAGGGGTGCACGGACGCGTGCACCATCCGGCAGTGCCTGCAGTGGATCAAGGCCCCCGACGCGCAGGCCAACGCCACCGTCTTCCTCGCCAAGTTCTACGGCCGGGCGGGGCTGCTCAACCTCATCGACGCCGCGCCCGACGCCGCGCTCCGCCCGGCCGTCTTCCGCTCCCTGCTCTACGAGGCCTGCGGCCGGATCGTCAACCCCGTCTACGGCTCCGTGGGGCTGCTCTGGTCGGGGAAGTGGCACCTCTGCCAGGCCGCCGTCGAGGCCGTCCTCAGGGGCGCGCCCATCGTCCAGATctccgacgaggacgccgccgccgccagccccgcGCACCTgcacaaggccgccgccgcctcgtgctACGACATCCGCCACGTCGCCGCCAAGTCCAAGCCGGCCGACGACGCCCAGAGCAGCAAAGGCGGCAGCGTCCTCCACAAGGTCGCCAAGCCCGGGCGCACGCGCTTCAagcgctcgtcgtcgtcgtcgtcgccgccatcgAAGAGGCAGGCCACCAAGGCGAGCAAGCCTTCCGGcacggacgacgacgccgacgacgtgGTGATGGCGGACCGCCGCCAACACGACGACGAACAGCACGTCCAGCTGGTGATGGCGGACCACGCGTCGTCCGACGACGacacccaccaccaccaggaggcgtcggcggcgtcgcTCGACACGGACGCCGAGGCCGCCTCCCACGTCAGCCAGGCCGAGCAGATCCCCGCGGCGGAAGAGGACCACCTCCAACaagagcagcaacagcagcatcaGCCGGGCCTCGACCTCACGCTCGGGTTCGGACTGTTCGCAcccgtggccgccgcggcgcgcccgcCGACGCCACCCGCGGACGCCGGCTGCAGCCGCGGAGCCTGGAGCACCGCCGAGGAGCCCGGGGTCGTGGGCTTCCAGTTCCTCTAG
- the LOC120664403 gene encoding CSC1-like protein At3g21620, protein MATINDIGFSATFNVLTAIAFLLAFAFLRLQPINDRVYFPKWYLRGMRDNPITSGAAVQKFVNLDARSYLKFLNWMPAALKMPQDELINHAGLDSVVYLRIYLTGLKIFVPITVLAFIVLVPVNWTNDTLEGMTVVHSNIDKLSISNIPTGSKRFIAHLAMAYAITFWTCYVLRREYQIIANMRLRFLASEKRRPDQFTVLVRNIQQDPDESISELVEHFFLVNHPDHYLRHQVVYNANKLADLVEKKKKMQNWLDYYRLKYERNPSERPTTKTGFLGCFGSNVDAIDYYKSEIEKIAKEEAEERKKVMKDPNSVVPAAFVSFRSRWGAAVCAQTQQTSNPTVWLTEWAPEPRDVYWNNLSIPFVSLTVRRLIIAVAFFFLNFFYVIPIAFVQSLANLEGIEKALPFLKPLVELKMIKSFIQGFLPGIALKIFLIVLPTILMFMSKFEGLISQSSLERRSASKYYIFLFFNVFLGSVVTGSALEQLKTYLHKSANEIPKIVGVSIPMKATFFITYVMVDGWAGVAGEILRVKALVFYHLKNFFLVKTEKDREEAMDPGSICFDSCEPRIQLYFLLGLVYAAVTPFILPFILVFFGFAYVVYRHQIINVYNQQYESAAQFWPSVHGRIITALIVSQLVLLGLLSTKDFEESTPVLLVLPVLTFWFHKYCKNRYEPAFVRNPLQEAMRKDTLERAREPNFDLRTYLANSYLHPVFKGGDHDDDRYSVADDDGWMEEEVIVPTKRHSRRTTPAQSKYGGSDGLQSSVPEKS, encoded by the exons ATGGCTACAATCAATGACATAGGCTTCTCCGCAACTTTCAACGTACTGACTGCCATTGCCttcttgcttgcatttgcattcCTACGTTTGCAGCCCATCAACGACAGGGTCTACTTTCCAAAATGGTACCTCAGGGGCATGAGAGACAACCCAATCACCTCTGGTGCAGCTGTGCAGAAGTTTGTCAATTTAGACGCGAGATCGTacttgaaatttttaaattGGATGCCGGCTGCTCTCAAGATGCCCCAGGATGAGCTGATCAACCATGCAGGTCTTGATTCTGTGGTCTATCTACGGATATACCTAACAGG GCTCAAGATATTTGTTCCAATTACGGTTCTGGCTTTTATTGTTCTTGTCCCAGTGAATTGGACCAATGATACCCTAGAAGGCATGACCGTAGTCCACAGTAATATTGACAAACTCTCGATATCCAATATACCTACTGGGTCGAAGAG GTTTATAGCTCACTTGGCCATGGCTTATGCAATCACATTTTGGACCTGCTATGTGTTGCGGCGGGAGTATCAAATTATCGCCAACATGAGGTTGCGTTTTCTTGCTTCAGAGAAACGCCGGCCAGATCAGTTCACT GTCCTTGTGCGGAATATACAACAAGACCCCGATGAATCAATCAGTGAGCTTGTGGAACATTTCTTCCTTGTCAATCATCCTGATCATTATCTAAGACACCAG GTGGTTTACAATGCAAATAAACTTGCTGATCTggttgaaaagaagaagaagatgcaaAATTGGCTTGATTATTATCGACTCAAGTATGAAAGAAATCCATCAGAGAGGCCTACCACCAAG ACTGGCTTTCTTGGATGCTTTGGCTCCAACGTCGATGCTATTGACTACTACAAATCAGAGATTGAGAAGATAGCGAAGGAA GAAGCTGAAGAGCGTAAAAAGGTCATGAAGGATCCAAATTCAGTTGTGCCAGCAGCATTTGTTTCATTTCGCTCCCGTTGGGGTGCAGCAGTCTGTGCTCAGACCCAACAAACCAGCAATCCAACAGTCTGGTTGACTGAATGGGCTCCAGAACCTCGTGATGTTTACTGGAATAATCTATCCATCCCATTTGTTTCTCTCACAGTCAGGAGGTTGATAATTGCTGTGGCATTCTTCTTCCTTAACTTCTTTTATGTTATTCCAATAGCATTCGTACAGTCTCTTGCAAACCTTGAAGGAATAGAGAAGGCCCTTCCATTTCTAAAGCCCTTGGTTGAATT AAAAATGATTAAATCATTCATCCAAGGGTTTCTTCCTGGAATTGCTTTGAAGATCTTCCTTATAGTGCTTCCCACTATACTGATGTTTATGTCCAAGTTTGAAGGACTGATATCACAATCTTCTCTGGAGCGGCGATCTGCATCTAAGTACTATATATTCTTGTTCTTCAATGTGTTTTTGGGGAGCGTGGTTACAGGATCTGCTTTGGAGCAGCTTAAAACCTACCTTCATAAGTCAGCAAATGA GATACCAAAGATCGTTGGTGTATCCATTCCAATGAAAGCAACCTTTTTCATAACATATGTAATGGTTGATGGGTGGGCTGGTGTAGCTGGTGAAATATTGAGAGTGAAGGCACTTGTATTCTACCATCTGAAGAACTTTTTCTTGGTCAAAACTGAAAAGGACAGAGAAGAGGCAATGGATCCTGGCAGTATCTGCTTTGACTCGTGTGAACCTAGAATACAGCTATACTTCTTGCTTGGCCTTGTTTATGCTGCGGTGACACCATTCATCCTTCCTTTTATATTGGtgttctttgggttcgcttatGTTGTCTACCGCCACCAG ATAATAAATGTGTACAATCAGCAATATGAGAGCGCGGCGCAGTTCTGGCCAAGTGTTCATGGGCGTATAATCACGGCGTTGATCGTGTCACAATTGGTGCTCCTGGGACTGCTGAGCACAAAAGATTTCGAGGAGTCGACACCAGTGCTGCTTGTTCTTCCTGTGCTGACCTTTTGGTTCCACAAGTACTGCAAGAACCGCTACGAGCCGGCGTTCGTGAGGAACCCGCTGCAG GAGGCGATGCGGAAGGACACCCTGGAACGCGCCCGGGAGCCCAACTTCGACCTGAGGACGTACCTGGCCAACTCGTACCTGCACCCGGTGTTCAAGGGCGGCGACCACGACGATGACAGGTACTCGGTGGCGGACGACGACGGGtggatggaggaggaggtgatcGTGCCGACCAAGCGGCATTCCAGGAGGACGACGCCCGCACAGAGCAAGTACGGCGGGTCCGACGGCCTGCAGTCGTCTGTGCCCGAAAAATCATAG